A window of Tautonia plasticadhaerens contains these coding sequences:
- a CDS encoding DPP IV N-terminal domain-containing protein, which yields MRMRPRTVASLLMLSIVAAPAAAADDLRTVAERSGYTATATYDETVDLCRRLDDRSELVRLDSLGTTAEGRSIPLLIVSDPPVASAEEARASGKLVVLAIGSIHGGEVCGKEALPMLVRELTDRPDHPLLDDIILCVAPLFNADGAERIAPDNRPGQLGPEDGMGERQNAQGLDLNRDFVALSAPETRGLVRFLDAWDPHLFLDTHTTNGSAHRYLITYDGPKNPATHPEVLAFSRYQFLPAVADGFHQATGEHAFSYGNFEDDHSEWTTYPAHPRFGTTYAGLRNRLSLLSEAYAYASFEDRVNGTRAFVRSALDVAASRKEEICSLLDRARSETIAADGAEVAIRSEARPFDVPVTILGFEETTGATPSESVAVGVPKDYTVSLVHRFEPTLAVARPFAYVIPPGHDGAVDTLRRHGIALEHVREDVQVDAEIYRLDEVRRRRGGYVGPASVEAEASARQESYRVEAGSVLVRTSQPMGTLATYLLEPGSDDNLMTHGLLADGIEAGDDFPAVRLVEQVALLTRPIPPIDEDEDSGEKEPITFDLLDGRDAPDFGGRPSSVRWLDDGHFLQTRDGRPMKVEAATGEAEPYLDPEPIAEALATLPTIGPEDADRLARRAIAGPDPTDSGALVEHGEDLYYVALDGSKALRLTSAPGEEELPEFSPDGRFVAFVRANDLYVVDVETATERALTTGGTDLVRNGKAVWVYFEELFGRSWKAFWWSPDGEHLAFLRLDDRPLDAHTVLDDTGPRRAVEETPYPFAGDPNPKVAMAVVPSAGGEPRFADLSNYLDGSFLISHVGWLPDGGAALCYVQDRTQTWLDVLRVPTSGGPPETLFRETTEAWVESPGAPTFLPDGSFLWPSERDGWKHLYHYSADGELLKQLTMGEWEVRSVEHLDPEGRAVYVTGTLDSHVAENLYRVSIDDLCVDRLTKEDGDHSVSIAPDGTHFIDTWSSVTTPPKVALRSTADGSIVRIIDDNPLPDLEKYTFGPRELVRIETPDGFTLEGELILPPDLDESKRYPVWFQTYGGPHYPTIRDSWAGARATDQALAQEGFIVFRADPRSASGKGAVSAWSAYKRLGIQELEDIETAIDWLKERPYVDPDRIGMTGHSYGGFMTAFALTHSDRFACGIAGAPVTDWRNYDSIYTERYMLTPQENPEGYASTSVVGAAGDLHGRLLIVHGAKDDNVSLRNTYQLIHNLQQAGKPFELMVYPESRHGISSDHYADLRLDFIRRTLGGGPRDRSSAEEAEPAAAAGSGR from the coding sequence ATGCGAATGCGCCCCCGGACCGTCGCCTCGCTGCTGATGCTGTCGATCGTGGCGGCGCCGGCCGCCGCCGCGGACGACCTCCGCACCGTCGCCGAGCGGAGCGGCTACACCGCGACCGCGACCTATGACGAGACGGTCGACCTCTGCCGACGGCTCGACGACCGCTCCGAGCTGGTGCGGCTCGACTCCCTGGGGACGACCGCCGAGGGCCGGTCGATCCCGCTGCTGATCGTCAGCGACCCGCCGGTCGCCTCGGCCGAGGAGGCCCGGGCGTCGGGCAAATTGGTCGTGCTGGCGATCGGCTCGATTCACGGGGGAGAGGTCTGCGGCAAGGAGGCGCTCCCGATGCTCGTCCGGGAGCTGACCGACCGGCCCGATCACCCGCTGCTCGACGACATAATCCTCTGCGTCGCCCCGCTTTTCAACGCCGACGGCGCCGAGCGGATCGCGCCCGACAACCGCCCCGGCCAGCTCGGGCCCGAGGACGGCATGGGGGAACGGCAGAACGCCCAGGGGCTCGACCTGAACCGCGACTTCGTCGCGCTGAGCGCCCCCGAGACCCGGGGACTCGTCCGGTTCCTCGATGCGTGGGACCCCCACCTGTTCCTCGACACCCACACCACCAACGGCTCGGCCCACCGCTACCTGATCACCTACGACGGCCCCAAGAACCCGGCGACCCACCCCGAGGTGCTCGCGTTCTCCCGGTACCAATTCCTCCCCGCCGTCGCCGACGGCTTCCACCAAGCCACCGGCGAACACGCGTTCTCCTACGGCAACTTCGAGGACGACCATTCGGAGTGGACCACCTACCCGGCCCATCCCCGGTTCGGGACCACCTACGCCGGGCTTCGCAATCGGCTTTCGCTGCTCTCCGAGGCGTACGCCTACGCCTCGTTCGAGGATCGCGTAAACGGCACGCGTGCCTTCGTTCGGTCCGCCCTGGACGTGGCTGCGTCGCGTAAGGAGGAGATCTGTTCGCTGCTCGACCGGGCCCGCTCGGAGACGATCGCCGCCGACGGTGCCGAGGTGGCGATCCGGTCCGAGGCGAGGCCGTTCGACGTTCCGGTCACGATCCTCGGCTTCGAGGAGACGACCGGCGCGACGCCCTCGGAGAGCGTCGCCGTCGGGGTGCCGAAGGACTACACCGTCTCGCTCGTCCACCGCTTCGAGCCGACGCTGGCCGTGGCCCGGCCCTTCGCGTACGTGATCCCGCCGGGGCATGACGGGGCGGTCGACACGCTCCGCCGGCACGGGATCGCGCTCGAACACGTTCGAGAAGACGTCCAGGTGGATGCCGAGATTTATCGACTCGACGAGGTCCGACGCCGCCGGGGCGGCTACGTCGGCCCGGCGTCCGTGGAGGCCGAGGCGTCCGCCCGGCAGGAGTCCTATCGGGTCGAGGCCGGGTCGGTGCTGGTCCGGACCTCGCAGCCGATGGGGACCCTGGCGACCTACTTGCTCGAGCCGGGGTCGGACGACAACCTCATGACCCACGGCCTGCTCGCCGACGGGATCGAGGCCGGGGACGACTTCCCGGCCGTCCGCCTCGTGGAACAGGTGGCCTTGCTGACCCGCCCGATCCCGCCGATCGACGAGGACGAGGACTCGGGCGAGAAGGAGCCGATCACCTTCGACCTGCTCGATGGCCGAGACGCGCCCGACTTCGGCGGCCGTCCGTCGTCGGTGCGATGGCTCGACGACGGTCATTTCCTCCAGACCCGAGACGGCCGGCCGATGAAGGTGGAGGCCGCCACCGGCGAGGCCGAGCCCTACCTGGACCCCGAGCCGATCGCCGAGGCCCTCGCCACGCTCCCGACGATCGGCCCCGAGGACGCCGATCGCCTGGCCCGCCGGGCGATCGCCGGCCCCGACCCGACGGATTCGGGGGCGCTGGTCGAGCACGGCGAGGACCTCTATTACGTCGCGCTCGACGGCTCGAAGGCCCTCCGCCTGACCAGCGCACCGGGCGAGGAGGAACTGCCCGAGTTCAGCCCCGACGGCCGCTTCGTGGCCTTCGTCCGGGCGAATGACCTTTATGTGGTCGACGTGGAGACGGCCACCGAGCGGGCGCTCACCACCGGCGGGACCGACCTCGTCCGCAACGGCAAGGCGGTCTGGGTCTACTTCGAGGAGCTGTTCGGCCGGAGCTGGAAGGCCTTCTGGTGGAGCCCCGACGGCGAGCACCTCGCCTTCCTCCGCCTCGACGACCGGCCGCTCGACGCGCACACGGTGCTCGACGACACCGGCCCCCGACGGGCGGTGGAGGAGACGCCCTATCCGTTCGCCGGCGACCCGAATCCGAAGGTCGCGATGGCCGTCGTCCCCAGCGCGGGCGGCGAGCCCCGCTTCGCCGACCTCTCGAACTACCTCGACGGCTCGTTCCTCATCAGCCACGTCGGCTGGCTGCCCGACGGCGGGGCCGCGCTCTGCTACGTGCAGGACCGGACGCAGACCTGGCTCGACGTCCTCCGGGTGCCGACCTCGGGAGGGCCGCCGGAGACGCTGTTCCGGGAGACGACCGAGGCCTGGGTCGAGAGCCCCGGCGCCCCGACCTTCCTGCCCGACGGCTCTTTCCTCTGGCCCAGCGAGCGGGACGGCTGGAAGCACCTGTATCACTACTCGGCCGACGGCGAATTGCTCAAGCAATTGACGATGGGCGAGTGGGAGGTCCGCTCCGTCGAGCACCTCGACCCCGAGGGGCGGGCGGTCTACGTGACCGGCACGCTCGACAGCCACGTCGCCGAGAACCTCTACCGGGTGTCGATCGACGACCTGTGCGTCGACCGGCTCACGAAGGAGGACGGGGACCATTCGGTCAGCATCGCCCCGGACGGCACGCACTTCATCGACACGTGGTCGAGCGTGACGACGCCCCCGAAGGTCGCCCTCCGCTCCACCGCCGACGGCTCGATCGTCCGGATAATCGACGACAACCCGCTGCCCGACCTGGAGAAGTACACCTTCGGGCCCCGGGAGCTGGTGCGGATCGAGACGCCGGACGGGTTCACGCTCGAAGGGGAGCTGATCCTGCCGCCCGACCTGGACGAGTCGAAGCGGTACCCCGTCTGGTTCCAGACCTACGGCGGGCCGCACTACCCGACGATCCGGGACTCCTGGGCCGGCGCCCGGGCGACCGACCAGGCGCTCGCCCAGGAGGGCTTCATCGTCTTCCGGGCCGATCCGAGGAGTGCCAGCGGCAAGGGGGCGGTCTCGGCATGGTCGGCCTACAAGCGGCTCGGGATCCAGGAACTGGAGGACATCGAGACGGCGATCGACTGGCTCAAGGAGCGTCCCTACGTCGACCCCGACCGGATCGGCATGACCGGCCACAGCTACGGCGGGTTCATGACCGCCTTCGCCCTGACCCACAGCGACCGCTTCGCCTGCGGCATCGCCGGGGCCCCCGTCACCGACTGGCGCAATTACGACTCGATCTACACCGAGCGCTACATGCTCACCCCCCAGGAGAACCCCGAGGGGTATGCGAGTACCTCCGTGGTCGGGGCGGCCGGCGACCTGCACGGCCGGCTCCTGATCGTCCACGGGGCGAAGGACGACAACGTCTCGCTGCGGAACACCTATCAGCTCATCCACAACCTCCAGCAGGCCGGGAAGCCGTTCGAGCTGATGGTCTACCCCGAGTCACGGCACGGGATCTCCAGCGACCACTACGCCGACCTCCGGCTCGACTTCATCCGGAGGACCCTCGGCGGCGGGCCGAGGGACCGCTCCTCGGCCGAGGAGGCCGAGCCCGCCGCCGCGGCCGGGTCGGGTCGCTGA
- a CDS encoding 3-keto-disaccharide hydrolase: MHLPLALLAFPLLAAAAQEEAARPVRVRTGATGLALLVPAPQETQGLRPLFNGEDLSGWVQKNGTADYRVEDDCVVGTTAEGSPNSFLCTDRDYGDFLLMFQVKVDPRLNSGVQIRSLSTPDYRDGRVHGYQVEIDSDGDSGYVYDESRRGWLSTERTNQVERGAFRPGEWNSYVVVCEGDHIRTFVNGYPVADLTDGMTAEGFIGLQVHSFDGESPAEVRWKNLFIKELD, translated from the coding sequence ATGCATCTCCCCCTCGCCCTGCTCGCCTTCCCGCTGCTCGCCGCCGCCGCCCAGGAGGAGGCCGCCCGCCCCGTCCGGGTCCGGACGGGCGCCACGGGGCTCGCCCTGCTGGTCCCGGCACCCCAGGAGACCCAGGGCCTCCGCCCGTTGTTCAACGGCGAGGACCTCTCCGGCTGGGTCCAGAAAAATGGCACTGCCGACTACCGGGTCGAGGACGACTGCGTCGTCGGCACCACGGCCGAGGGGAGCCCGAATTCGTTCCTCTGCACCGACCGCGACTACGGCGACTTCCTCCTCATGTTCCAGGTGAAGGTCGACCCCCGGCTCAACTCCGGCGTCCAGATCCGCAGCCTGAGCACCCCCGACTACCGGGACGGCCGCGTGCACGGCTACCAGGTCGAGATCGACTCCGACGGCGACTCGGGCTACGTCTACGACGAGTCACGCCGAGGATGGCTCTCCACTGAGCGGACCAACCAGGTCGAGCGGGGCGCCTTCCGCCCCGGGGAGTGGAACAGCTACGTCGTCGTCTGCGAGGGGGACCACATCCGGACCTTCGTCAACGGGTATCCCGTCGCCGACCTGACCGACGGCATGACCGCCGAGGGCTTCATCGGCCTCCAGGTCCACTCCTTCGACGGCGAGAGCCCGGCCGAGGTGCGCTGGAAGAATCTCTTCATCAAGGAACTCGACTGA
- a CDS encoding PFL family protein — protein sequence MYRTEDVLATLGMVRHYKLDVRTVTMGIDLHSCASPDVATLCDRVRHRLIHYAGRLREVCQEVQGRYGIPIVNRRIAVSPIASVAAGHDAEGLLAVARAMDATAAEVGVDLIGGFTAQVQKGWTESEKRLIEALPEVLSTTQRVCSSVNVGTTAAGINMDAIALLGRILKDTAERTRSHDGFGCAKLVIFGNAPTDNPFMAGAFHGAGEPDCVINIGVSGPGVVKAAVEDLVKSAAVRPTLGEIAEEIKSTAFRVTRVGELIGREVAARLGVAFGIVDLSLAPTPQVGDSVGEILQAMGVERLGAPGSTAALALLNDAVKKGGSFASSSVGGLSGAFVAVSEDAALAAAVACGDLTLAKLEAMTAVCSVGLDMIAVPGDTDPETLAALIADEVAIGVINHKTTAVRVIPVPGKAAGERAVFGGLFGEMDILPIHAAGGSTAFVRHGGRIPAPLSSLRN from the coding sequence TTGTACCGCACTGAGGACGTGCTGGCCACGCTGGGGATGGTCCGGCACTACAAGCTCGACGTCCGCACCGTGACGATGGGGATCGACTTGCACAGCTGTGCGTCCCCCGACGTCGCGACGCTCTGCGACCGGGTCCGCCACCGCCTGATCCACTACGCCGGGCGCCTCCGGGAGGTCTGCCAGGAGGTGCAGGGGCGCTACGGCATCCCGATCGTCAACCGGCGGATCGCCGTCAGCCCGATCGCCTCCGTGGCCGCCGGCCACGACGCCGAGGGCCTGCTGGCCGTCGCCCGGGCGATGGACGCCACCGCCGCCGAGGTGGGCGTGGATCTCATCGGCGGCTTCACGGCGCAGGTCCAGAAGGGCTGGACCGAGTCGGAGAAGCGGCTCATCGAGGCGCTGCCCGAGGTGCTCTCGACCACGCAGCGGGTCTGCTCGTCGGTCAACGTCGGCACCACGGCGGCGGGCATCAACATGGACGCCATCGCCCTGCTGGGCCGCATCCTGAAGGACACCGCCGAGCGGACCCGGTCGCACGACGGCTTCGGCTGCGCCAAGCTCGTCATCTTCGGCAACGCCCCGACCGACAACCCCTTCATGGCCGGCGCCTTCCACGGCGCGGGGGAGCCCGACTGCGTCATCAACATCGGCGTCTCGGGCCCCGGCGTGGTGAAGGCCGCCGTCGAGGACCTGGTCAAGTCCGCCGCCGTCCGGCCGACCCTCGGCGAGATCGCCGAGGAGATCAAGAGCACCGCCTTCCGGGTCACCCGGGTCGGCGAGCTGATCGGCCGGGAGGTGGCGGCCCGGCTGGGCGTCGCCTTCGGGATCGTGGATCTGTCGCTGGCCCCCACGCCCCAGGTGGGGGACTCCGTCGGCGAGATCCTCCAGGCGATGGGGGTGGAACGCCTGGGGGCCCCCGGCTCGACCGCCGCGCTGGCCCTGCTGAATGACGCGGTGAAGAAGGGCGGCTCGTTCGCCAGCTCCAGCGTCGGCGGGCTCTCGGGCGCGTTCGTCGCCGTCAGCGAGGACGCGGCGCTGGCCGCGGCCGTCGCCTGCGGCGACCTCACCCTGGCGAAGCTGGAGGCGATGACGGCCGTCTGCTCCGTGGGGCTGGACATGATCGCCGTGCCCGGCGACACCGACCCCGAGACCCTGGCCGCCCTGATCGCCGACGAGGTCGCCATCGGCGTGATCAACCACAAGACCACCGCCGTCCGGGTCATCCCCGTGCCCGGAAAGGCGGCCGGCGAGCGGGCCGTCTTCGGCGGCCTCTTCGGCGAGATGGACATCCTGCCCATCCACGCCGCCGGGGGCAGCACGGCGTTCGTCCGCCACGGCGGCCGGATCCCGGCGCCGCTGTCGAGTTTGAGGAATTGA
- a CDS encoding glycine cleavage system protein R, protein MHTYIVTVTAADRVGIVHAVTGAISERGGNIKELSQTVLRGYFTIILAVEFDGPRDPKAIREAVATRGERFDLNVAVLPDEGRHVDPVPGGDKFILTVLGEDKPGNIHRIAGSLSRRGVNIVDLHARTEGPRFSLVMEAFLPPDLKPAELRAELEQFGAELGLEAYVQHEDIFLATNEPRPVRVGSARNPEGSDVVVPH, encoded by the coding sequence ATGCACACGTATATCGTGACGGTCACCGCCGCCGACCGCGTGGGGATCGTCCACGCGGTCACCGGGGCGATCTCGGAGCGGGGCGGGAACATCAAGGAACTCAGCCAGACGGTCCTGAGGGGTTACTTCACGATCATCCTCGCCGTCGAGTTCGACGGCCCCCGGGATCCCAAGGCCATCCGGGAGGCGGTCGCCACCCGGGGGGAGCGGTTCGACCTGAACGTCGCCGTCCTGCCCGACGAGGGCCGGCACGTCGACCCCGTGCCGGGGGGGGACAAGTTCATCCTCACCGTGCTGGGGGAGGACAAGCCGGGGAACATCCACCGGATCGCCGGCAGCCTCTCCCGGCGCGGGGTGAACATCGTCGACCTGCACGCCCGGACCGAGGGCCCCCGGTTCAGCCTGGTCATGGAGGCTTTCCTGCCCCCCGACCTGAAGCCGGCCGAGCTGAGGGCCGAGCTGGAGCAGTTCGGCGCCGAACTGGGCCTGGAGGCCTACGTCCAGCACGAGGACATCTTCCTCGCCACCAACGAGCCGCGCCCCGTCCGGGTCGGCTCCGCCCGTAACCCCGAGGGGAGCGACGTCGTTGTACCGCACTGA